One Cryptomeria japonica chromosome 9, Sugi_1.0, whole genome shotgun sequence genomic window carries:
- the LOC131041120 gene encoding protein GLUTAMINE DUMPER 2-like: MRINIVPASSASSTDHSPVPYLLGGIGALLALILFSLLLLACSYFNNTSRGQLRNEHGESDKDEMGKTRMQGNTAPDEMGKGVVVIMAGNYNPTFIAKPTSVEATAT, translated from the coding sequence ATGAGAATTAATATTGTCCCAGCTTCTAGCGCAAGCAGCACAGACCATTCTCCCGTTCCGTATCTACTGGGTGGGATAGGTGCCCTTTTGGCTCTCATACTGTTTTCTTTGCTACTCCTTGCTTGCTCCTACTTCAATAACACTAGCAGAGGTCAGTTGAGAAATGAGCATGGTGAAAGTGACAAGGATGAGATGGGCAAGACAAGGATGCAGGGAAATACAGCCCCTGATGAGATGGGGAAGGGAGTGGTTGTCATAATGGCGGGGAATTACAATCCCACCTTTATTGCCAAACCAACTTCTGTGGAAGCAACTGCAACCTAA